The window CGCGCTGGCCGCGTTCGTCGGCTTCGCGCTCGCGACCGCCGGGACCGTGATGCAGGGGTTCTTCCGGAACCCGATGGCGGACCCCTCGATCATCGGCGTCTCCTCGGGCGCGGCCGTCGGGGCGGTCGCGACGATCGTCGTCCCCTACGCGCTCCCGTTCGGGCTGGAGCTCCAGGGCGCGGCGTTCGTCTCGGCGGTCCTCACCGCGTTCGGCGTCTACCTCATCGCGACTCGCGACGGCCGAACGCCGACCGCGACGCTGCTTCTCGCCGGCGTGGCCGTCCAGACGTTCCTCGGAGCGATCATCTCGCTTCTGCTCCTCCACAGCGGCCAGAGCATCCGCCGCGTCGTCTACTGGCTGATGGGTCACCTCGGCGGGACGACGTGGGCGGAGGTGCGAGTGATCGCGCTCGTGCTCCCCCCGCTGTTCCTCCTCTTGCTCCTGTACGCCCGCGATCTGAACGTCCTGCTGCTCGGCGAGGAGGACGCCCACGCGCTCGGGATCGAGGTCGAGCGGACGAAACGGCTCCTCCTGGCCGCCTCGAGCGTCGTCACCGCGGCGGCCGTCGCCGTGACCGGCGTGATCGGCTTCGTCGGGCTGATCGTCCCGCACGCGATGCGCCTCCTCGTCGGCCCCGACCACCGGATCCTGCTCCCGACGAGCGCGCTCGCCGGCGCGTCGTTCCTCGTCGCGACCGACACGCTGGCGCGCTCGGGCCCCACGGAGATCCCCGTCGGCATCGTGACCGCGGCCCTCGGCGCGCCCTTCTTCCTGTACCTGCTCCGCTCGCGGGAGGTGACCGGGCTGTGAGCGGACCCGAGCACGGCGCCGTCGATGTCGGCGTCGGTCCGCGAACCGAGGTCGACGACCCCCTCGTCGAGGTCGCGGACCTCCGGGTCGGCTTCGGCGGGACGACCGTCCTCGACGGCGTGGACGCCGCGATCGACCGCGGCACGTTCGTCGGCCTCGTCGGTCCCAACGGGGCGGGGAAGACGACGCTGCTCCGGACGCTCAACGGGACGTTGACGCCGTCGTCGGGGGCGGTCACGATCGACGGCGAGCGGATCCACGACCTCTCCTCGAAGGCCGCG is drawn from Halobellus limi and contains these coding sequences:
- the btuC gene encoding vitamin B12 ABC transporter permease BtuC; the protein is MSIRTRTVAWSVALSGALAAVVVASAGIGPVSIPPATVAKVLLSSDPLPFAFDVGRTNRIIVRDVRLPRIALAAFVGFALATAGTVMQGFFRNPMADPSIIGVSSGAAVGAVATIVVPYALPFGLELQGAAFVSAVLTAFGVYLIATRDGRTPTATLLLAGVAVQTFLGAIISLLLLHSGQSIRRVVYWLMGHLGGTTWAEVRVIALVLPPLFLLLLLYARDLNVLLLGEEDAHALGIEVERTKRLLLAASSVVTAAAVAVTGVIGFVGLIVPHAMRLLVGPDHRILLPTSALAGASFLVATDTLARSGPTEIPVGIVTAALGAPFFLYLLRSREVTGL